TGTGCAGCACGGGCCGGGCCTTCTTCTTGATCAGTTCGGCGAGGTTGAACACCAGGGCGTCCTTCTCGTCAAAAGGTGGGCGGGCCTCATCCCGACGGGCCTGGGGCTGCTCCTGAAGACCGCGGTAGATGCCGGACAACCGGTGCATGAGGTTCGTCAGGTGCCGCAATTCCTCCTGGCGGTTTTCAGGCCCCCTTCCGCTGACTCCAGCCACGGGCTCACCTTCACAGGAGGAAGGGGTCAGAAACCACTCGGCGGCGTGGCCATCCTGCCAGAGCTGCCGAATGGCGTTGTTGGCATCCACGGTGCGACGGCTGCCGTCCAAGGTCCAGGCGGAATGGCCGTGCTCATAGGTGTCGAGCACCAGCCTCAGGCCTCGGGGCTGATCCTGGAGGCAGTCCAGCAGCTGGTCCATGGCCTGGGCCACGCGCCCGAAATACGCCTCGATGTCCTGGTAGGCCCTGGCATCCAACCCCAGGCGCCGCGAGCCCAGGTACGTCTTGTAGTGCAGAGCCAGGGCCTTCAGTTCGCCGCCGCAGACCGTCGCAGTCTTCGCCTCACCCTGACCCAGCCGCACGAAGTGCCGGGTCTCCAGGCGCTGGATCTCATTCAGATTGTGGATCAGCCTGCGCGAGGGAATTGCCACCATTCCGACCGACTCCGGATTGAAGCGTCACTGGGTGCCTAGGGGGGCTCCCAGTGTACTCCCTTCCCGACCCAGCCCCTCTTGTTTTTCCGATAGAACCCATGCCACCTGCTTGAATCAGAGCCCCAGGCCCTTGGGCAGCCTCGGACTGGAGATGAGATCCACGAAGACTTCCCAGCGCCGCGTGGGCTGTTCGATGGTGCCACCCTGGCGGTTCACCCAGTCCCTCACCAGCTGCTCCCCCAGGTTGTAGTTGATGACGTAGCTCCGGTAGGTATCGATGAACCGCAGTCGCTGAGCGGCCTGGGCCTCGGTGCGCAGGGAATACTTCACCAGGAAGGCCTCGGCCTGGGCACGATCCAGCTGACCGTCCAGGTAGCCGCGGGCGGCCTCGTTGTCGGCAAAAGCCAGCGTCTTCATCTCCGTCTGCACCCTGGCCCAGCGCTCGGCTTCCGCTGGATCGAGCCCTGCCAGGGGGAAGAGCACATCCCGCTCAAAGGCCAGTCGTTCAGCGCCTGGGAAGGCCACCTCGATGCCGAAGTTGGCGGTGCCCTCGGCAATGAGCGACTGGGGCGAAAACAGCGGATACACCGTGAATTCCACCCAGCCCCTGCCCTCGGGCTCGGGCCGGGCGAAGCGCTGCTCCAGCAGGGCGTTGTAGACGTGGTGGCCGGGATAGCCTTCGTGGGCCGCCAAGTCGAGGGCCCGGTCCATGGCGATGGGCAGGTCCAGGTTCACCTGGATCACCGAGCTGCCGCCGCCCTGGTACCAGTTGTAGGCCGACCAGGATTTGCCGGTGACGTATTCCACGCGGAAGTGGTCGGTGGTGGGCAGGGTCGCATGCCGACGCGTGCGCTCGCGGGCCTCCGCAATGGCCGCCTGGAACACGGCATCCACGCGGTCCACAGGCACCAGCACCTTCTCCCGCGCCTGCTGGTAGCGCGCCTGGACGGAACCACTCCCGGGCAGGATCTGATCGAGCCGGGCCAGGGCCGCGTCGAAGGTCGCCTCGGGAACAACCGGCGGGCGCACCTGATAAAGGGCTTCGGCCTCGTCCGCGAAGCTGAACACATGGCCCTGCAGGCGGGCGATGTGGGCTTCCACGGCGCCGAGCTGACCCAGCAGGTAGTCGCGCCGGATGGCTTCACCATCGGAGATGGTGGCCAGGCCTTCGAGCAAGCGCTGGGCCTCGGTCCGCAGCGCCGCGAGGGGTCGCGGCTCTCCAGCCTCGGCCACGGCCTTCCAGGCTTCGGGGCCGTAGTAGGCATCCACGAAGTTGGCATCGTGGCGCCCCACCGCCAGCACCAGGTTCACATAGTCGATGGCCCCATCCCCAAGCGTCATTTCGGCTCCTCCGACCTTGGACTGTACATGGATTGGGCTGGGGGTACACTCCTCGGATGTTCGTGGCGGTGGGTCGGATTCCTGAACAGGCAGAGGCCCTGGCCACGGCGGCCCGGCTGGGGAATCTGGCCCTGCCCGATGCCGGGCGCCTGCTGGCGGGAACCCTGCCACGCATCCTGGTGCGCGCCTCGCCCGAGGCGGAGGCCCTTGCCGCGGCGCTCGGCGCCGCAGGTTTTGTGGCCTGGACCGGAGAACCGGCAGACGTGCCCACCGACGAGCAGCGCATCGTGGTTCGCAGCCTGGCCTGGGAACCCGGCGGCTTCCGGGCCACGGACAGTCTGGGGGTTCAGCACCCCTGCCCCGCGGCCTCCGTGCGCCTGCTGCAGCGCGGCGCGCGCAGCCACCAGGCCACGGACATCACCCAGACCAAGGAAACCAAGTTCAATCTGGGCCGGGCCGTGCTCAGCGGGGGCCTGCTGCTCACGAAGACCACCGCCCGGGTGAAGGAGACCACCACCCACACCAAGGAACCGTTTCTGCTGCTGCAGCGCGGCGACGGGCAGCCCGATCTCCTGATCTCCGAGCACCGCGTGAACTACGCCTGCCTGGGGGCAGAGATGAAGCACGCCACCCTGGCGAATTTCAACCTCCTCTGCCAGCGCCTCCAGGCCCTGTGTGCGGCGGCCCCCTTGGATGACCGGGTGGCAAGGCCCGGCTTCGTGGCGGGCCAGCCCCACCTATCCGTGGATGCGCTGGACCTGGCCCTGCACCTGGTTTCCGAGGCCCGCCGCCGGAGCTGCTGACGCGGAGCGCGGGTTCGGGCCTCCGAGCCAGGGGTCTCTGTATTTTTTTTGAACGCTGTTGATTTTTTTGAACAACGTTCTATTATTGAACATCGTTCGGAGTTTGTATGGACAACCAGCGGGTTCGCCCCCCTCCCTTCGCTCCCACCAGCGCCACCGTTATGCTGGAAGGTTCCAAGGAGCCCCATGTCCCCCGAATCCATGCCGCGCCTGTCCCGCCGGGAGCAAACCCGTCAGGCCGCCCGCCAACGGATCATGGATGAAGGCCGCAAGCTCTTCGCGGAAAAGGGATATGACGCCGCCACCATGAGGGATGTGGCCAAGGCCACCCAGTACACTCCCTCGGCCCTGTACTACCACTTCAAGGACAAGGCCGAACTCATGCACGCGATCTGCACCGAGGACTTCCTGGGCCTGACCCACCGGTTTCAGGCGGTCATGACCAGCGCCAACCCCTTGGATAACGTCAAGAACCTGGGCCGTGCCTACGCCGAATTCGCCCTGGACTATCCCAACCATTACCGACTCATGTTCATGACCCGCCACCCTCTTGGCCCCACGCCCAAGGACCAGTCCCGGATGGGTGATCCCGAGCAGGATGCCTACGCCCTGCTCCACCGCCTGGTGGCCCTGGCCATGGAACAAGACCTGCTGCGCCCGGACCTCACCGATGCCCACCTGGTGGCCCAGACCTTCTGGGGCGGGGTCCACGGCCTGATCACCCTCCAGTTAGATAAGGGCTGCGACCACTGGGTGCCCTGGACCGACATCCACGCCCGCATCGACCTCATGTGCGACGTGCTGAGCCGGGGCGTCGAACGCGCCTGATCTGAATCGCCACCCATCGACTTGACCCGGGCCCCGGCCCAGCCGGAGGCCTGCCCCCCAGGAGCTCCCATGGTGGATCTCGCCCTGCGCATGCTGCTGCACGACCGCCTGCGCTTCGTCATCACGGTGAGCGGCGTGGCCTTCGCCGTCACCCTCATCCTCTCCCAGGTGGGCCTCTTCTTCGGACTGCTGAGCAACTCCTCCGTGATCGTGCGACACCTGCCCGCCGAACTCTGGGTGACGTCCAGGAACACGCCGAACGTGGATTTCGCCCAGCCCTTTCCGGAAGCCTACGTCAACCGCGTGCGCTCGATCCCAGGCGTGCAGCGGGCGGACAACCTCATCGTCACCTTCCTCAACCTCACCCTTCCCAATGGCGCCACCGAGGGCACCGTCACCTATGCGGTGGAGGATTTCGAGGCCTGGCACCTGCCCTGGCGAATGGAAAGCGGCGACATCCGCGACCTGCGCAGAGGCAACTTCATGTTTACAGATGCCTCCGCCGTGCGCCGCATCGGCGCCTTCCGGACCGGCGACTACCGCCAGGTCTCCGGCGTGCGCATGCGCTACGCGGGCCGCTCCGAAGGCGCCACCTCCTTCACCACCACGCCCGTTTCCTTTCTGGACTACCGCCTCGCCCAGCGCATGAACAGCAACCTGCTGGAGGGCAACACAACCTACATCCTGGTGAAGGCCGAACCCGGCGCCGACCTGGGCGCGCTCAAGGCCGAGATCCAGCGCCGCCTCCCCCACAACGATGTCTACACGCGGGAAGAGTGGGCGAAGCGCAGCGACGACTACTGGATCAAGAACACCGGCCTGGGCCTGAATGCCTACATCACCGTGTTCCTCGGCATTCTCGTGGGTGTGGTCATCGTGGCGCAGACGCTCTACACCTCCACCATGGAGCACATCAAGGAATTCGGCACCGTGAAGGCCATCGGCGGCTCCAATGCCGATATCTACCGCATCCTCGGGCGCCAGGCCCTGGTGGCCGCGGTGATCGGCTTCGCCATCGGCGCCCTGCTCACCCTGGCCATGAAGCCGGGCATCTCCGCCATCGGGCTTCGCCTCATCCTCCCGGCGCCGGTGTGGATCACCGTGGGCATCGGAACCCTTTTCATGTGCCTTCTCTCCGCCGGCGTGAGCTTCCGCAAGGTCGCCAACATCGATCCCGGCCTCGTGTTCAGGAGCTGACCATGGCTGTCCTCGAAGCCCGCGACATCGTCAAGGAATACCAGGAAGGCCGGGAACGCACGCGCATCCTGCACGGCGTCAGCCTCAGCGTGGAGCCTGGCGAAGTGGTGGCCCTGGAAGGCCCCTCGGGGTCGGGCAAGACCACCCTGTTGCAGATCCTCGGCTGCATCCTCAGCGCCACCGAAGGCGAGGTGAGGGTCAACGGGGTGCCCGTGCAGCGAGACCAGGGCCCGGCCCAGGCCGAGCTCCGCAAGCGGCACATCGGGTTCGTCTTCCAGCAGTTCAACCTCTTCCCTTCGCTCACCGCCCTCGAGAACGTGCAGTACGCCCTGCAGGTGAAGGGGCACAGAGGGCCCGGCCTCCGGGAGGAGGCCCGCCGCTGGATCGACGAGATGGGCCTCGGCGAGCGCGCCCACTACCTGCCGCGCGACCTTTCCGGCGGCCAGAAACAGCGGGTGGCCATCGCCCGGGCGGTGGCCGGGCAACCGGCCGCGCTGCTGGCGGACGAGCCCACCGCCAACCTCGACACCCACGTGGGCCAGCAAGTCCTTCAACTCTTCCGCCAGCTCGCCACCGAACACCGGCGCGGCGTCCTCATCGTCACCCACGATCCCAAAGTCCGCGAGATCGCCGACCGGGTCCTCACCATCCGCGACGGCCTCATCCACGCCTGAACGCATCCAGACCTGACCCCATCCACCCAGGAGCCGCCATGAACCTTCGCACCGCCTTGACCTATGCCGTCCCCACCCTTGTTCTGACCGGCGCCGCCCTCCTTTGGAGCAGGCCCACGCCGAAGGCCCCACCCAGCAGCGATGCGGCGATCCGGCGCCCCCGCCAGATCCGCTGCGAAGGCCGCGTCACCACGTACCCAGGGGCAGACATCATCCTGGCCCCGGAATACGGCGGACGGCTGGACACCCTCGCCGTGCAGGAACTGGATCGGGTGAAGCCTGGGCAACTGCTGGCCCAGCTGGATGCACGCGAACAGACCGCCGCCCTGACCGCGGCCCGGGCCCACATTGCCGAGCTGGAAGCAGAACTTCGTTTTCTGGCTCTCGAGCAAACCCGGCAGGCCCGCCTCTTGAAGGAGGGTGCCGTGGGCCAGCGCGCTTTTGATGATTCCGACTCACGCCTCAAGCTCACCCTGGCCCGGGTTGAGGCCGCGCGGGCCCAGGTGGCCCAGCAGGAGGCCCTGCTGTCCAAACTCACGGTGCGGGCGCCCTTCGGAGGCACCGTGGTGGAGCGCATGGCCCATGCGGGCGAGCTGCTGCCCGCGGGCGCCAAGCTATTACGGTTGGCCGACCTCGACCGCATCCGGGTGGAGGCGGAGGTCGATGAATACGACCTGTCCCGCCTCCAGGTGGGCAGCCCCGTCACCGTTGAAGCGGAAGGCCTCACGGGCACCTGGGCGGGCAAGGTGGAGGAAATCCCCGAAGCCGTCACCCAGCGCCGCCTGAAGGCTCTGGATCCCTCGCGCCCCACGGATATCCGCGTGGCCATCGTGAAGGTGGCCCTGGCCGGCCACACGCCCCTGAAGCTGGGTCAGCGCGTGGAATTGAGCATCCAGGCCCACTGATCCACCCGCACCGCAACCCGCCATCCCTCCCGCGCAGCCCCCCAGGAGATTCCATGCGACGCCTCGCCCTCCCCCTGCTGGCCCTCGGCCTATCCGCCCTCCATGCCGAAGAGCTGCATCCCACCGATGCCGTCCGGGCGGCCTTGGCCTCCCATCCCCGCCTCGAGGCCGCGCGGGCCCGCCGCGAGTCCGCCAGCGCCCAGGCCCGCCAAGCCCAGTGGGACCAACTGGGGCGCCTGGATCTGGGCCTCCAGTGGAACCCCAGCTACCAGAACCGGGAGGTCACACTGCCCTCGGTGCCGCCGACCAGCTTCTCCCTGGGGCCTTACGCCCGGCACCAGATCGAGGCCAGTCTCACTCAGCCCCTCTGGACCTGGGGCGCCCTCACGGGCCGCAGCCAGGCGGCCTCCTTCCGCGAAGAGGCCGGACTTCAGGCGGAATCCCGAGAGGCCCAGATGGTGGCTTTCGAGGCCACCCGGGCCTTCCTGTTCGCGCGCCAGGCCCAGGAATCCGTGCTCGTGGCGGAGCAGAGCGTGGCCCAGCAGCAGGCCTTCCTCCTCACGGCCCGGGCCCGGGTGGCTGAAGGCGCCGCCCCCAGGCTGGATGTGCTCAAGGCCGAGCTGTCCCTGAGCGAAGCCGAATCGAAACGCATCACTGCTCGCAACGAGGAGCGATCCACCCGAGAAGAACTGGTGACGGTCACCGGGCAGGCCCGCTTCCGATCCGCGACACTCCGCAGCGGAGACACGCCCCTTCAGGACCTGCCTTCCGAAGACGCCGCCCTCACCCGGGCCCTCAGCCAGCGCGCCGATCTGAAGGGCGCTGCCCGGCTCGCCCAGGCGCTGCGCACCGGCGCTGCCGCAGAACGGGCCGCAGGGCTGCCCAGCCTCAGCCTGCGCACGGTGCTGTCCCAAAGCAGCGACGCCGCCAGCGGCCTGCACCAGTCCGCCAACCGCACCTACGCCCTGGGGTTGGCGGTGCAGTGGGAGGCCTTCGCCTCGAAGCGGTCTCAGCTGCGCTTCGCGGATCTCAGCGCCCAGGCCCGAACCCAGGAAGCCCAGACCCGGAACCTGGAAGACCAGCTGAAACTGGAGATCCGCACCGCCCGCTGGAAGGTGGAGAACGCGCGGGCCCAGGAAGGGGTGGCCCAGCGCGCCCTGGCCCAGGCTGAAGAGCAGGCCCGCGTGTCGCGGGTGGCCTATCAGGAGGGCATCCGCACCGCCGTGGAGCGGCAGCTGGACGAAGTGGCCCTCAGCGGGGCCCAGGACCGGCTGCTTCAGGCCCAAACAGATCTTGAGCTGGCCTGGGCCGCCCTGCGCCTGGCCCTCGGCGACTAGACCCAACTCCGACCAGCCACGACAGGCATTGTCCATCCGCTTCTTCTAGAGTGGAGGCATGGCCTCACTGCCTCCCGGGCTTCACGTCTTCTACGCCAACCAGGTCGAACGCCTGGTGGCGCAGCTGGCGCTGGACCTGGCCCTGTTCCGGGGGGCGGAGGGCGTCTGGAAACCCGCCACCATCGTGGTGCCCAATCCCAACGTGAAGGACTTCCTGCGGGCCTCCTTCGCCGAGGCCTTCGGCGCCGTGGCCAACCTGCACTTCAGCTACCTGGAAGGCTTCTGGGGCCGCCACGCCAACCGGCCGTTGCTGGATCGCAGTACCCTGACCGGTTCCATCCTCTCCGTGCTGCAGGATGCCGACACCGCGCGGGATGCGGGCCTGCAGCCCCTGACCAGCTACCTGGAAGGCGAGCCCGTCGATCTCAAGACCGTGCAATTGGGCCAGCGCCTTTCCCATCACCTGGAGCGCCTGCTGCTGCAGCGACCGGACTGGATCCGCGGCTGGGACCGCGGGCTCCCCGCGCGTGGCGCGGAGCCGGTTGCCCTCGAAGCCTGGCAGCGCGCCCTGTGGCGCCGCCTGCGCCGCGCCTGGAAAGGGTCGAAGGAGCCGCCCCTGCCCCTCATCGACTGGCTGGAGGATGCCAGCTTCGCCCAGGCCCCCTTTCCCGAGGCGGTGTTCCTCTTCGGCATGAGCCACATGGCGCCGGTCTTCCACCACGCCCTGGCCCAGGTGGGCACTCGCGCCTCGGTACGCCTCTACCTGGTGAACCCCTGTGAAGAGCCCTGGGATCTGGATGCCCGAGCAAAGCCCACGTACAGCGGCGACGACTTGCCAGAAGGCCTCGAAGGCGAAGATCCCTTCGCCCTGCACTCAGACCGCGCCGAGGTCATCCTGCAGCGCTGGGCCCGGCCCGCGCGGGAACAGCTGCGCCTGCTGGCGGGCCTGGCCCAGGGCGACTTCCTGGGCCGCTTCGAGGCGCCTGATGGAGCAGGCCTGCTGCCGCATCTGCAGCGCCGGATCCTGGCTTCCTCCAGTGATCGGGAACCCTGGGAGAGTTCCGATCCCAACGACGATTCCCTGGGGATCATCCCCTGCCCCTCGCCCCGTCGCGAAGCGGAAACCGTCGCCAACCTCATCTGGGATCTGGTGCAGCGCAGCGGGGGGGATCTGCACTTCGGCGACATCGGCGTGCTGGTGCCCGCCTCGGAGCAGGAGGCCTACCAGGAGCATCTGGCCGCGGCCTTCCGCAGCGCCCATCAGATTCCCTGGGCCCGGGCCTTCGGCGCCTCCCGTGCCCTGCACGATCTGGTGGAGGCCTGCGAGCTGCTGCTGGATCTCGCCGGAGGCGATCTCAGCCGGGCCAGCTTGCTGCGGGCCGCCAGCCATCCCTTCATTCAGGCGCGCCTTGGCACCACGCCGGAGACCTGGGCTCAGCTCTGCGAACAGGCGGGCATCGTGGCCCGGTTGGATGCCGCGGAAACCGAAGGCACCTATGTGGAGGGCGGGCGCTGGACCTGGGATGAGGGCCTCACGCGCCTGGCCCTGGGCCGCTTCATGAAGGACGACGCGGCCGTGGAGGAGCTGGGCGCCATGGGACATCCGCTGGGCCGCGCGGAATCCCCCGCGCTGGTGGCCCTTCTGGGGCCGCTCACAGCCGACCTGCGGGCCCTGGGCCAGGGCCGCTTTCCCCTCGCGATTTGGCAGGAACGTCTGGAAACATTCCTCAGCACCTACCTGGGGCCCGAGGCGGAATCGACCAGCGAAGGAGAGGCCGAAGCCTTCGAGAAGGTGCGCAAGGCCCTGCAAAAGGTCACTCAGCTTCAGGTGCCGGGACTGCCCTGGGTGACCCTGGATTTCCAGGCCCTGCGCAGCCTCGTGAAGGGCGCCCTGGAGGCGCTGATGACCGACAGTGCCCTGCCGCCGGGCCGCGGCGTGCAGGTGAGCTGCTACACCCCCCTGCGCGCCATTCCCTTCAAGGTGCTCTTCCTCATGGGCCTGGGCGAGGGTCTCTTCCCAAACATGGAAAGGCCCGACCCCCTCGACCTGGTGGCCTCCAGCCCGCGCCGCGCCGGGGATGTGTCCCGCCCCGAGCAGGACCGGCAGCTCTTCCTGGAGGCCCTGCTCTGCACGCGCCAGCACCTGGTCTGCACCTACCCCAGCCGCGCGGCCATCACCGGTGAACCATTGCAGCCCTCGCCCCTATTGCAGGATCTGGCCGAAACCCTGGGCGAGGAACGTTGGTCGGCGGCCTGCCTGCCCGAGCAGCCCCTCCACCGCCACGACCTCTCCCAATTCCCGGATCTGCAGGCTCCGACACCGGGCGCCCCTCAACCCTTGCCCTGTCACAACCCCGCGGCACGGCGCGAAGCCGAGGCCCGGTGGCTGGGCCAGCGGTTGCGGCAGGAGATCGGCCAGCGGGACCTGCCGCGCCACCTGCCTTCCGCCGGTGGCAGCCCCGCCCTGCAAGCGGTCCTGGAGACGCGGGTGGCAGGCTGCGGCCCCATCGCTGAGGTTGAAGCGCCCCTGCCCAGCCGCCTGCGCCTCACCCTCAAAGACCTGCGGCGCTGGCTGGAATGCCCCGTGCAAGGCGGCGTGGTGCTGCGCCTGGGCGTGCGCAGTCAGGACGAGGATGATCCCTCCGACGTGGAAGAGGTCCCCGTGGATTCCGGTCCTCTGGATCAGTGGTGGCTGCTGCGCCGCAGCTTCTGGCACGCCGCCGCCACCCACACCCACCTCGCCACCGCCTACGCGCAGACGCGCCACGATCTCGAAGGCCAGGCCAAGGTGCCCATCGGTCCGCTCGGTGAAGGCGAAGGTCAGCGCCACCTGAACACCCTGAAAACCTGGTGCGAGTTGGTGGGCGAGGTTCGCGAGGCGAGGCTCCATCGCTTCGGTGCGGGCCTGCCCTTTGAAACCCAGGGCCTGCCCCTGGAGGATCACGGCGCGCTGCTGTTCGACCTGCCCCATCCCCAAGGTCTCAGCGCCATTCAGCTCGAGGGCCTCACGGAACCCCTTTGCGGCGATGCCTTCCTGCTGCTGTCCACCACCGAGTGCGGGAAGGAGGGCCCCAAGGAGCGGGATCGCCTGGCCTCGCTGCGGGCCTGGCTCAGCCACGTGGCCCTCTGCGCGGCCGGCGCGAGCGTTCCCCGTTCCGCCCGGCTGCACAGCGCCCCGCGGGAAGCCAACCCGGCGGTCTGGCAGCTCCCGCTGCCCGCCATTCCCCAGCCGGAGGCCCAGTCTCTGTTGGAAGGCTGGTGCCGCGAGATTCTGGCCGACGATGCCCCCAGGCTCCTGCCCATCGAAGCCCTGCTGGCCTCCCGGCCCGTCACCGATCTGGCGGATTGGATCCAGGATCAGAGCGACCAGGAGGATCGCGCCACCCTCACCAGCTTCCGTGGCCCCGTGCCCCGGGTGAAGGATCTGGAGGTGGAGGATCTCGAAGTAGGCCGACGCAGGCTCGCGCCCTTCCTCGCGCTCCAGTCCCAGTGGGAGCGCCCATGAACGCGCGCCTTGGCAGCGTCCGTGTCAGCAAGCCCGCCCTGCTCGACGGGCTGCGGCCGGGCCACGAGGTCATCGAAGCCAGCGCCGGCACGGGGAAGACCTACACCCTGCAGCGCCTGGTGGCGGACCAGGTGATCCGGGGGCTTTCCACCATCGATCGCATCCTGGTGGTGACCTTCACGGAGAAGGCCACCCAGGAGCTGCGCACCCGCATCCGCACCTACCTGCAGGACGTCCACGATCAGGTGGAGGACAATGACCAGGGGCCCTTCTGGGAGATTAACGCGGAGGCCCGCGAACGCCTGGCCGCAGCGCTGCGGGCCTTTGAGCAGGCTCCGGTGTCCACCATCCATGGCTTCTGTCGCCAGGTGCTGCAGGAGGCCGCCCTGGAGGGCCGCACCCTCTTCGACCGCGAACTGGCGGACGAGCGGGCCCTCTTCGGTCGCGCCTTCCGCGAGGCCCTGAACCGCGTCTTCACCCAGCAGCCCGAACCCCGCACCATGCTGAAAGCCAGCCTGGCCGTGGGACGCAGCATCGAGGCCCTGGAGCAGGAACTTTGGAACGTCCATGCGGATGGCGGTCAGCTGTGGCCCGCCTGGGAAGCCTGGCGCGCCTGGATGGAGGCCCTCGAGCCCGCCTGGTTCACCGAGTGCAATGCGCTGGCGCTGGATTGGAAAACCGCCAAGGTGCACCACAGCACCCTGGCCTCGGCGGGCAAGGCCCTGACCGCCCTCGCCGCGAACCTGCCCCAAGCCACCACGGATTTCCAGCGGGCGCAGGTCTTCGACCGCCTCAGCCTGGGCTCGCTGTGGAAAGCCACCGCCGCGCTCAACGGCGATCACGGCCAGCTTCACGCCTGGCTGCAGCGCGGCGAAGCGAGCCTGCTCAGCCCCGAGGCCCTCCTGGCCCACCGGTTCCTGCCCGAGATCCAGCGCACGCAGCAGCACCTCGCGCAGACCGAAGGCCTCTTCACGTTCCAGGGCATGATCCACGGCGTGGTGGAGGCTCTGGAAGGGCCCGATGGCGAGGCCCTGGCCCAGCGCCTGCGGCAGCGCTACGACCTCGCCCTGGTGGACGAATTCCAGGACACCGACCCCCTGCAGTGGCAGGTGTTCCGCCGCATCTTCCTGCGGGAGGACCGCCGCCTCATCCTCATCGGCGATCCCAAGCAGGCCATCTACGGGTTCCGCGGCGGCGACCTGCCCACCTACCAGGCGGCCTGCGCCGAGCTTCTCCAGGGCCCCGAATCGCAGGCTGATGCAGGGCCTCAGCGCCTGGAGCGGAACTTCCGTTCCACCGCCTCTGTCATCGAGGCCTACAATCACATCCTCGGCGGTGGCGCGGACGGCTATTTTGGCGATCCCACGCTCTATCCCCGACCCGTGGCTTGTGGCCTCGAACACCTGCAGGCCACCGTGCAGGGAAGCCCGCTGCCGCCCGTGGATGTGCTGGTGCTCGACACGGCCCAGGGCGGCCAGAGCCTCTGGCGGCGCCTGGCACGCCAACTGGCGCTGCGGGTGCGGGATCTGGTGGCCGCAGGCATCCAGTTCGGAGAAC
This sequence is a window from Geothrix sp. PMB-07. Protein-coding genes within it:
- a CDS encoding TetR/AcrR family transcriptional regulator codes for the protein MSPESMPRLSRREQTRQAARQRIMDEGRKLFAEKGYDAATMRDVAKATQYTPSALYYHFKDKAELMHAICTEDFLGLTHRFQAVMTSANPLDNVKNLGRAYAEFALDYPNHYRLMFMTRHPLGPTPKDQSRMGDPEQDAYALLHRLVALAMEQDLLRPDLTDAHLVAQTFWGGVHGLITLQLDKGCDHWVPWTDIHARIDLMCDVLSRGVERA
- a CDS encoding ABC transporter permease, with translation MVDLALRMLLHDRLRFVITVSGVAFAVTLILSQVGLFFGLLSNSSVIVRHLPAELWVTSRNTPNVDFAQPFPEAYVNRVRSIPGVQRADNLIVTFLNLTLPNGATEGTVTYAVEDFEAWHLPWRMESGDIRDLRRGNFMFTDASAVRRIGAFRTGDYRQVSGVRMRYAGRSEGATSFTTTPVSFLDYRLAQRMNSNLLEGNTTYILVKAEPGADLGALKAEIQRRLPHNDVYTREEWAKRSDDYWIKNTGLGLNAYITVFLGILVGVVIVAQTLYTSTMEHIKEFGTVKAIGGSNADIYRILGRQALVAAVIGFAIGALLTLAMKPGISAIGLRLILPAPVWITVGIGTLFMCLLSAGVSFRKVANIDPGLVFRS
- a CDS encoding ABC transporter ATP-binding protein — encoded protein: MAVLEARDIVKEYQEGRERTRILHGVSLSVEPGEVVALEGPSGSGKTTLLQILGCILSATEGEVRVNGVPVQRDQGPAQAELRKRHIGFVFQQFNLFPSLTALENVQYALQVKGHRGPGLREEARRWIDEMGLGERAHYLPRDLSGGQKQRVAIARAVAGQPAALLADEPTANLDTHVGQQVLQLFRQLATEHRRGVLIVTHDPKVREIADRVLTIRDGLIHA
- a CDS encoding efflux RND transporter periplasmic adaptor subunit → MNLRTALTYAVPTLVLTGAALLWSRPTPKAPPSSDAAIRRPRQIRCEGRVTTYPGADIILAPEYGGRLDTLAVQELDRVKPGQLLAQLDAREQTAALTAARAHIAELEAELRFLALEQTRQARLLKEGAVGQRAFDDSDSRLKLTLARVEAARAQVAQQEALLSKLTVRAPFGGTVVERMAHAGELLPAGAKLLRLADLDRIRVEAEVDEYDLSRLQVGSPVTVEAEGLTGTWAGKVEEIPEAVTQRRLKALDPSRPTDIRVAIVKVALAGHTPLKLGQRVELSIQAH
- a CDS encoding TolC family protein, which produces MRRLALPLLALGLSALHAEELHPTDAVRAALASHPRLEAARARRESASAQARQAQWDQLGRLDLGLQWNPSYQNREVTLPSVPPTSFSLGPYARHQIEASLTQPLWTWGALTGRSQAASFREEAGLQAESREAQMVAFEATRAFLFARQAQESVLVAEQSVAQQQAFLLTARARVAEGAAPRLDVLKAELSLSEAESKRITARNEERSTREELVTVTGQARFRSATLRSGDTPLQDLPSEDAALTRALSQRADLKGAARLAQALRTGAAAERAAGLPSLSLRTVLSQSSDAASGLHQSANRTYALGLAVQWEAFASKRSQLRFADLSAQARTQEAQTRNLEDQLKLEIRTARWKVENARAQEGVAQRALAQAEEQARVSRVAYQEGIRTAVERQLDEVALSGAQDRLLQAQTDLELAWAALRLALGD
- a CDS encoding exodeoxyribonuclease V subunit gamma; amino-acid sequence: MASLPPGLHVFYANQVERLVAQLALDLALFRGAEGVWKPATIVVPNPNVKDFLRASFAEAFGAVANLHFSYLEGFWGRHANRPLLDRSTLTGSILSVLQDADTARDAGLQPLTSYLEGEPVDLKTVQLGQRLSHHLERLLLQRPDWIRGWDRGLPARGAEPVALEAWQRALWRRLRRAWKGSKEPPLPLIDWLEDASFAQAPFPEAVFLFGMSHMAPVFHHALAQVGTRASVRLYLVNPCEEPWDLDARAKPTYSGDDLPEGLEGEDPFALHSDRAEVILQRWARPAREQLRLLAGLAQGDFLGRFEAPDGAGLLPHLQRRILASSSDREPWESSDPNDDSLGIIPCPSPRREAETVANLIWDLVQRSGGDLHFGDIGVLVPASEQEAYQEHLAAAFRSAHQIPWARAFGASRALHDLVEACELLLDLAGGDLSRASLLRAASHPFIQARLGTTPETWAQLCEQAGIVARLDAAETEGTYVEGGRWTWDEGLTRLALGRFMKDDAAVEELGAMGHPLGRAESPALVALLGPLTADLRALGQGRFPLAIWQERLETFLSTYLGPEAESTSEGEAEAFEKVRKALQKVTQLQVPGLPWVTLDFQALRSLVKGALEALMTDSALPPGRGVQVSCYTPLRAIPFKVLFLMGLGEGLFPNMERPDPLDLVASSPRRAGDVSRPEQDRQLFLEALLCTRQHLVCTYPSRAAITGEPLQPSPLLQDLAETLGEERWSAACLPEQPLHRHDLSQFPDLQAPTPGAPQPLPCHNPAARREAEARWLGQRLRQEIGQRDLPRHLPSAGGSPALQAVLETRVAGCGPIAEVEAPLPSRLRLTLKDLRRWLECPVQGGVVLRLGVRSQDEDDPSDVEEVPVDSGPLDQWWLLRRSFWHAAATHTHLATAYAQTRHDLEGQAKVPIGPLGEGEGQRHLNTLKTWCELVGEVREARLHRFGAGLPFETQGLPLEDHGALLFDLPHPQGLSAIQLEGLTEPLCGDAFLLLSTTECGKEGPKERDRLASLRAWLSHVALCAAGASVPRSARLHSAPREANPAVWQLPLPAIPQPEAQSLLEGWCREILADDAPRLLPIEALLASRPVTDLADWIQDQSDQEDRATLTSFRGPVPRVKDLEVEDLEVGRRRLAPFLALQSQWERP